One window of Thermacetogenium phaeum DSM 12270 genomic DNA carries:
- a CDS encoding HEPN domain-containing protein, producing MPIAVEVGIAKRMVAFTNGGSTAAGSFFDLICSLIGEVLRLVQSFAREGRQVPQELLFLMQLCEGDNFQKTPPGARSYAFLLPLALENLESSPEYAEFCRLLLTEERFNEVFPPAERGEAGNLAFPKEYLLSIAWRYLNQTGTPALLPEALGEILAQSEAVREKRSFNFRMVAPLVGLSGSGELPEFRLGRWRLRRLSESEVARVQYFRQYFSLPATMVYSGEAPPCLSFALVLEDCEVPFSGLAAGWNVVRPEFLPEKELKDLVSLLQAATSVGEFGRWYAISCPVLIYYTVDWAANPFGNPFSPDYAWPLGKIHFGREWFLPPAGWEDWVSRMFSFVERAPEPEKVRYRRALRWFAESIFCDNLGDRMMKLFVALEVLCLGGIKADRGKGQKIAARCSELLHQDDRERRRWRNFIRDAYEKVRSLLFHEGADEEKLARVIKEKLKISVPEECADLLEIAFRTAWNELALGPAREKA from the coding sequence TTGCCGATCGCAGTGGAGGTCGGGATAGCCAAAAGGATGGTTGCTTTTACGAATGGGGGTTCTACCGCGGCAGGAAGCTTTTTTGACTTAATCTGTTCGCTGATAGGTGAAGTACTCAGGTTGGTGCAAAGCTTTGCACGCGAGGGCAGGCAGGTGCCGCAAGAGCTTCTTTTTCTTATGCAGCTTTGCGAAGGAGACAACTTCCAGAAAACGCCTCCAGGAGCGCGCTCTTATGCTTTCCTGCTCCCTCTTGCCCTTGAGAACTTGGAAAGCAGCCCGGAATACGCGGAGTTTTGCAGGCTTTTGCTCACTGAGGAGAGGTTCAACGAGGTGTTCCCTCCTGCAGAAAGGGGGGAGGCGGGCAATTTGGCGTTTCCTAAGGAGTACCTCCTCTCCATTGCCTGGCGTTATCTGAACCAGACAGGAACGCCAGCTTTACTGCCGGAGGCTCTAGGCGAGATTCTGGCTCAAAGTGAGGCTGTCAGGGAGAAAAGGAGTTTCAATTTCCGGATGGTTGCGCCGCTCGTGGGGCTCTCTGGTTCCGGGGAACTCCCTGAATTCAGGCTGGGTCGGTGGCGGCTGCGGAGGCTGAGTGAAAGCGAGGTAGCGCGTGTTCAGTATTTCCGGCAATACTTCAGTCTTCCGGCCACTATGGTCTACAGTGGGGAAGCTCCACCTTGTTTGAGCTTTGCTCTTGTTCTTGAAGATTGCGAGGTTCCTTTCAGCGGCCTTGCGGCAGGATGGAACGTGGTGCGGCCTGAGTTTTTACCGGAGAAGGAGCTAAAAGACCTGGTTTCCCTGCTTCAGGCGGCGACCAGTGTGGGCGAGTTTGGGCGCTGGTACGCGATTTCCTGCCCTGTGCTTATTTATTACACTGTTGATTGGGCGGCAAATCCCTTTGGGAACCCGTTCTCGCCGGACTACGCCTGGCCTCTAGGGAAGATCCATTTCGGCCGCGAGTGGTTCCTACCGCCTGCAGGTTGGGAAGATTGGGTCTCTCGGATGTTTTCATTTGTGGAAAGGGCACCGGAACCCGAGAAAGTCCGCTACCGGCGCGCCCTTCGCTGGTTTGCTGAAAGCATCTTCTGTGACAACCTCGGCGACAGGATGATGAAGCTGTTTGTTGCCCTGGAGGTGCTTTGCCTTGGGGGCATAAAAGCGGATCGGGGCAAGGGACAAAAAATTGCTGCCAGGTGCTCTGAGTTGCTGCACCAAGATGACAGGGAGCGGCGTCGGTGGCGAAATTTCATAAGAGATGCTTACGAAAAGGTGCGTTCTCTTCTTTTTCACGAGGGGGCAGATGAAGAAAAGTTGGCTCGGGTAATAAAAGAAAAGTTGAAAATCAGCGTTCCTGAGGAGTGCGCGGACTTGTTAGAAATAGCCTTTAGGACAGCCTGGAACGAGCTTGCCCTTGGACCGGCACGAGAAAAAGCATAA
- a CDS encoding type II toxin-antitoxin system VapC family toxin: MVDYRRSPVISRAREIISRGENKLFFSAASAWEVAIKAALGKLTLPGNLKSFIIEQLAVNGIDPLPVGLTHVLHVSTLPALHRDPFDQLLIAQAQLENLPILTTDPQIRRYDVEVIW; the protein is encoded by the coding sequence ATGGTGGATTACCGACGATCCCCGGTTATCTCGCGCGCCAGGGAAATTATCAGCAGAGGCGAAAACAAATTGTTTTTTAGTGCTGCGAGTGCCTGGGAGGTGGCTATAAAGGCTGCTCTGGGGAAATTGACTTTACCAGGGAATTTGAAATCCTTCATTATCGAACAACTGGCCGTGAATGGAATCGACCCTTTACCTGTCGGACTGACCCATGTCCTGCATGTGTCTACACTACCGGCTCTTCATCGTGATCCCTTTGACCAGCTTCTCATTGCCCAGGCCCAGTTAGAAAACCTCCCGATCCTCACCACGGATCCTCAAATCAGACGCTACGATGTGGAAGTCATCTGGTAA
- a CDS encoding type II toxin-antitoxin system VapC family toxin: MSKILKRAICGALLDTDFLIDLNRSKRNQWRQRAEKLLHDINSEELFISSVTVIEFLTGIPENKQAEAQNMLEELYYYATPTYKEAALAGRFRRDWLAKGYTLSVADVVNAAIAISRNLTLVTRNLAHYPFDQLTILSW; this comes from the coding sequence ATGAGTAAAATACTCAAAAGAGCAATCTGTGGAGCCTTGCTTGATACCGACTTCTTAATCGATTTAAATCGTAGCAAGCGCAACCAGTGGCGGCAAAGGGCGGAAAAACTATTGCATGACATTAATTCGGAAGAACTGTTCATTTCTAGCGTTACAGTAATTGAATTTTTGACCGGGATTCCAGAAAATAAGCAAGCAGAGGCCCAAAACATGCTCGAGGAACTATACTATTATGCCACACCAACTTATAAAGAGGCTGCTTTAGCCGGGAGATTCCGTCGAGACTGGCTGGCCAAAGGCTACACATTGTCTGTAGCAGATGTGGTCAACGCTGCCATCGCTATATCCCGGAACCTGACCCTCGTTACGCGAAATCTTGCTCATTATCCGTTCGACCAATTAACAATTCTGAGCTGGTGA
- a CDS encoding YlcI/YnfO family protein: protein MVNPGKNSRITAVRLPLNILKEIDAIAGKGNRSKFILSAIEKELKRQKRLAFIQKEEGFITGKLVPDRRPEEGDDTLAFINRLREKDVRADE, encoded by the coding sequence ATGGTCAACCCCGGTAAGAACTCAAGAATAACGGCAGTAAGGTTGCCTCTCAATATTCTCAAAGAAATTGATGCCATAGCAGGCAAAGGAAACCGCTCAAAATTTATCCTCTCCGCCATTGAGAAAGAATTAAAAAGGCAAAAACGCCTGGCTTTCATTCAAAAAGAAGAGGGCTTCATTACTGGTAAACTAGTACCTGACAGAAGGCCGGAAGAAGGGGATGATACATTGGCTTTTATCAACCGGTTGCGCGAAAAGGATGTAAGGGCAGATGAGTAA
- a CDS encoding methyl-accepting chemotaxis protein, translated as MMWRERYLQLIGYFGCLLILTLLPTVVGALLTARQGVRLENFFSAALAAVVLAIALSLLSSIILWRKWLQPLAGLENFLKILGEGDPVKADRFFSSLDLHVAFKEPVMAILDNYFRLIGHMQRSSDELNCFVNLLFKGTVVSHNSLRETNTAMQEIAGGSDEQAGAAQRVAESMVVLTGLAEEITCHAQSGSQIAAQVQFRQQEGRNLLEQLLQEIEEAAGSNERAAQQMHNLEEKMSRINEFVRVVTAIAEQTNLLSLNAAIEAARAGEQGRGFAVVADEVRKLADQSAQAAQNITKLAEEIQAQARETASQVKKNVELVKGNIERGQKAKVAFQAIAEAIDQAVKAMQEINNRAHQQAEQVRTVNEDATRMAAVAEETAASIQEITVSTGEQQEAMSKMEESAKKLARMAENFFELASAYTRGGWDQTTCQALIRQGQTILEELAARPEVQKMDASQMKPLLDRVFEGSPEIQTLIATLPDGAPIYSRPPAKVANWAFRPWFQAGMEGKKFATEPYITQVTNRLAITVSVPVKKESGEVVGVLAANLVPAKG; from the coding sequence ATGATGTGGCGTGAACGTTACTTACAACTGATAGGATATTTTGGCTGCCTCCTGATTTTAACTTTACTGCCCACCGTTGTTGGGGCTCTGCTTACAGCTAGGCAGGGCGTACGCCTGGAGAACTTTTTTTCTGCAGCCCTGGCCGCTGTGGTTTTAGCCATCGCGCTTAGCCTGCTGAGCAGCATAATTCTCTGGCGCAAATGGCTGCAACCGCTGGCTGGCCTAGAGAATTTTTTGAAAATTTTAGGAGAAGGCGATCCGGTAAAAGCTGACCGGTTCTTTTCCAGCTTGGATTTGCATGTAGCCTTTAAGGAGCCGGTTATGGCAATTTTGGACAATTATTTCCGACTTATAGGCCACATGCAGCGCAGTTCCGATGAGTTGAATTGCTTTGTGAACCTCCTTTTTAAGGGTACCGTGGTTAGTCACAACAGCCTCCGGGAGACAAACACGGCTATGCAGGAAATAGCCGGGGGTTCTGATGAGCAAGCTGGTGCGGCCCAGCGGGTAGCCGAAAGCATGGTGGTTTTGACTGGCCTGGCGGAAGAAATTACCTGTCATGCCCAGTCGGGTTCCCAGATCGCTGCCCAAGTCCAGTTCAGGCAACAGGAGGGAAGAAACCTTTTAGAACAACTTCTTCAAGAGATTGAGGAAGCGGCTGGTTCCAATGAGCGGGCAGCCCAACAGATGCACAATCTGGAAGAAAAAATGTCTCGCATCAACGAATTTGTCCGGGTGGTTACGGCCATCGCGGAGCAGACTAACCTGCTTTCCCTCAATGCAGCCATTGAGGCAGCGCGGGCCGGTGAACAAGGTCGGGGTTTCGCGGTGGTGGCTGATGAGGTGCGCAAATTGGCAGACCAGTCAGCTCAAGCGGCGCAAAATATCACCAAGCTGGCGGAAGAGATCCAGGCCCAGGCGCGGGAAACAGCCTCCCAGGTGAAGAAGAATGTGGAACTGGTCAAAGGCAATATAGAAAGAGGACAGAAAGCCAAGGTTGCTTTCCAGGCCATAGCCGAGGCCATAGATCAGGCAGTCAAGGCTATGCAAGAGATAAATAATCGGGCGCACCAGCAAGCCGAGCAGGTACGGACGGTGAATGAGGACGCGACTCGGATGGCCGCAGTGGCTGAGGAGACCGCAGCTAGTATTCAGGAAATTACGGTATCGACCGGAGAGCAGCAGGAGGCCATGAGTAAAATGGAGGAAAGCGCGAAAAAACTAGCTCGTATGGCGGAGAATTTCTTTGAGTTGGCGTCCGCCTACACCCGGGGCGGGTGGGACCAGACTACGTGTCAAGCCTTAATCCGGCAAGGCCAAACCATATTGGAAGAGCTAGCAGCTAGGCCAGAGGTGCAGAAAATGGATGCTAGCCAGATGAAGCCCTTATTGGACCGAGTTTTTGAAGGTTCTCCCGAAATTCAGACTCTTATTGCTACTTTGCCTGACGGTGCGCCCATATATAGTCGGCCGCCAGCTAAAGTAGCCAATTGGGCTTTCCGCCCTTGGTTTCAGGCAGGTATGGAAGGCAAAAAATTTGCCACTGAGCCGTACATAACACAGGTTACTAACCGCCTGGCCATTACAGTATCCGTACCCGTGAAAAAGGAAAGCGGGGAAGTAGTGGGAGTTTTGGCAGCCAATCTGGTGCCGGCCAAAGGCTAG